A DNA window from Arachis duranensis cultivar V14167 chromosome 3, aradu.V14167.gnm2.J7QH, whole genome shotgun sequence contains the following coding sequences:
- the LOC107480619 gene encoding receptor-like serine/threonine-protein kinase SD1-8 isoform X3, producing MSADTESGDGSHNTAKVVGIIVGGAALILLALAICFLLWKKRKFPCMLERETVHRGSLERSQDLLMTEVVFSSNREQSSERKIDDLELPLFDFNTLTMATKNFSEENKLGQGGFGVVYKGRLMEGQEIAVKRLSKNSGQGVEEFKNEVKLIVKLQHRNLVRLLGCSIQMDEKMLVYEYLENRSLDGILFDKAKSSSLDWPRRFSIICGIARGLLYLHHDSRFKIIHRDLKASNILLDKEMNPKISDFGMARIFSTNQTEANTMRVVGTYGYMSPEYAMDGIFSVKSDVFSFGVLVLEIITGKKNRGFYYANAELNLLGHAWKQWNEGNALELIDSSIDNSYSSSEVLRCVQVGLLCVQERAEDRPTMSSVVLMLSSETASMPQPKNPGFCLGRNPMETDSSSSKQDETFTVNQVTVTMLNAR from the exons ATGTCAG CTGACACAGAATCTGGAGATGGTTCTCACAACACAGCTAAGGTTGTTGGGATTATAGTTGGCGGTGCAGCTCTTATACTTTTGGCACTGGCTATCTGTTTCTTGTTATGGAAGAAAAGGAAATTCCCATGCATGTTGGAGAGGGAGACAGTGCACCGAG GTTCTCTGGAAAGGAGTCAGGATTTGTTGATGACTGAAGTGGTCTTTTCAAGCAACAGAGAACAGTCTAGTGAAAGGAAAATTGATGACTTAGAGTTgccattgtttgattttaataCCTTAACAATGGCTACAAAGAACTTCTCTGAAGAGAATAAACTTGGACAAGGAGGATTTGGTGTTGTTTACAAA GGCAGGTTGATGGAAGGCCAGGAAATCGCAGTGAAGAGGTTATCAAAAAATTCTGGTCAAGGAGTTGAAGAGTTTAAGAATGAGGTCAAGCTGATTGTCAAACTTCAACACCGGAATCTTGTTCGGCTGCTTGGTTGCAGCATTCAAATGGATGAAAAGATGCTTGTGTATGAGTACTTGGAAAATAGAAGCCTTGATGGGATTTTATTTG ACAAGGCAAAAAGCTCCTCATTGGATTGGCCAAGGCGCTTCAGCATTATTTGTGGTATTGCTAGAGGACTTCTTTATTTGCACCATGATTCCAGATTTAAGATTATCCATAGAGATCTCAAGGCAAGCAACATTCTACTTGACAAAGaaatgaatccaaaaatatcAGATTTTGGAATGGCTAGAATTTTTAGCACAAATCAAACAGAAGCTAATACAATGAGAGTTGTTGGTACATA TGGTTACATGTCTCCTGAATATGCTATGGATGGGATCTTCTCAGTAAAATCTGATGTTTTTAGTTTTGGGGTATTAGTGTTGGAGATCATAACTGGAAAAAAGAATAGAGGATTCTACTATGCAAATGCTGAACTGAATCTTCTAGGGCAT GCATGGAAGCAATGGAATGAAGGAAATGCATTGGAATTAATTGATTCGTCAATTGACAATTCATATTCATCATCTGAGGTTCTTAGGTGCGTACAAGTGGGGCTCTTATGTGTGCAAGAGCGTGCAGAAGACAGGCCAACAATGTCTTCAGTGGTCTTGATGCTAAGTAGTGAAACTGCATCAATGCCGCAGCCCAAAAACCCTGGGTTTTGCCTGGGAAGGAATCCAATGGAAACTGATTCTTCTTCAAGTAAGCAAGATGAAACATTCACTGTGAACCAAGTCACAGTCACAATGCTAAATGCCAGGTAG
- the LOC107480619 gene encoding receptor-like serine/threonine-protein kinase SD1-8 isoform X4, protein MSESGDGSHNTAKVVGIIVGGAALILLALAICFLLWKKRKFPCMLERETVHRGSLERSQDLLMTEVVFSSNREQSSERKIDDLELPLFDFNTLTMATKNFSEENKLGQGGFGVVYKGRLMEGQEIAVKRLSKNSGQGVEEFKNEVKLIVKLQHRNLVRLLGCSIQMDEKMLVYEYLENRSLDGILFDKAKSSSLDWPRRFSIICGIARGLLYLHHDSRFKIIHRDLKASNILLDKEMNPKISDFGMARIFSTNQTEANTMRVVGTYGYMSPEYAMDGIFSVKSDVFSFGVLVLEIITGKKNRGFYYANAELNLLGHAWKQWNEGNALELIDSSIDNSYSSSEVLRCVQVGLLCVQERAEDRPTMSSVVLMLSSETASMPQPKNPGFCLGRNPMETDSSSSKQDETFTVNQVTVTMLNAR, encoded by the exons ATGTCAG AATCTGGAGATGGTTCTCACAACACAGCTAAGGTTGTTGGGATTATAGTTGGCGGTGCAGCTCTTATACTTTTGGCACTGGCTATCTGTTTCTTGTTATGGAAGAAAAGGAAATTCCCATGCATGTTGGAGAGGGAGACAGTGCACCGAG GTTCTCTGGAAAGGAGTCAGGATTTGTTGATGACTGAAGTGGTCTTTTCAAGCAACAGAGAACAGTCTAGTGAAAGGAAAATTGATGACTTAGAGTTgccattgtttgattttaataCCTTAACAATGGCTACAAAGAACTTCTCTGAAGAGAATAAACTTGGACAAGGAGGATTTGGTGTTGTTTACAAA GGCAGGTTGATGGAAGGCCAGGAAATCGCAGTGAAGAGGTTATCAAAAAATTCTGGTCAAGGAGTTGAAGAGTTTAAGAATGAGGTCAAGCTGATTGTCAAACTTCAACACCGGAATCTTGTTCGGCTGCTTGGTTGCAGCATTCAAATGGATGAAAAGATGCTTGTGTATGAGTACTTGGAAAATAGAAGCCTTGATGGGATTTTATTTG ACAAGGCAAAAAGCTCCTCATTGGATTGGCCAAGGCGCTTCAGCATTATTTGTGGTATTGCTAGAGGACTTCTTTATTTGCACCATGATTCCAGATTTAAGATTATCCATAGAGATCTCAAGGCAAGCAACATTCTACTTGACAAAGaaatgaatccaaaaatatcAGATTTTGGAATGGCTAGAATTTTTAGCACAAATCAAACAGAAGCTAATACAATGAGAGTTGTTGGTACATA TGGTTACATGTCTCCTGAATATGCTATGGATGGGATCTTCTCAGTAAAATCTGATGTTTTTAGTTTTGGGGTATTAGTGTTGGAGATCATAACTGGAAAAAAGAATAGAGGATTCTACTATGCAAATGCTGAACTGAATCTTCTAGGGCAT GCATGGAAGCAATGGAATGAAGGAAATGCATTGGAATTAATTGATTCGTCAATTGACAATTCATATTCATCATCTGAGGTTCTTAGGTGCGTACAAGTGGGGCTCTTATGTGTGCAAGAGCGTGCAGAAGACAGGCCAACAATGTCTTCAGTGGTCTTGATGCTAAGTAGTGAAACTGCATCAATGCCGCAGCCCAAAAACCCTGGGTTTTGCCTGGGAAGGAATCCAATGGAAACTGATTCTTCTTCAAGTAAGCAAGATGAAACATTCACTGTGAACCAAGTCACAGTCACAATGCTAAATGCCAGGTAG
- the LOC107480619 gene encoding receptor-like serine/threonine-protein kinase SD1-8 isoform X1, with translation MGRARGRCATTLLCFFLFCFSIFSPKPCTSSDTLTKSQILRTNQTLLSPKGIFQLGFFSPTDDDSTSLYLAIWYNNILPRTVVWVANRDTPLQSSTGFLQIAETGSINIVNHSLKSIWSSNQTTQQPQNPVLKLLDSGNLVLRESNENDDPSKFLWQSFDYPTDTLLSGMKLGWNLDTNTEKHLTSWKFQDQAPSTGDYSFKMNFHGLPEIFLWNKDKITYRSGPWNGARFSGVPEMQPVTDSIKFTFHVDEHQVYYTFFIGNESLFSRLLVSSSGELQRLTWIESTQAWNKFWYAPKDQCDYYRECGAYGVCDANASPVCQCVKGFRPKNPQAWNLRDGSNGCVRKTELECESDGFLKMGNVKLPETTSVFVNRSMGIMECGEVCRRNCSCTAYANIEITGGGSGCVMWIGPLLDIRRYPSGGQDLYVRLAASDLADTESGDGSHNTAKVVGIIVGGAALILLALAICFLLWKKRKFPCMLERETVHRGSLERSQDLLMTEVVFSSNREQSSERKIDDLELPLFDFNTLTMATKNFSEENKLGQGGFGVVYKGRLMEGQEIAVKRLSKNSGQGVEEFKNEVKLIVKLQHRNLVRLLGCSIQMDEKMLVYEYLENRSLDGILFDKAKSSSLDWPRRFSIICGIARGLLYLHHDSRFKIIHRDLKASNILLDKEMNPKISDFGMARIFSTNQTEANTMRVVGTYGYMSPEYAMDGIFSVKSDVFSFGVLVLEIITGKKNRGFYYANAELNLLGHAWKQWNEGNALELIDSSIDNSYSSSEVLRCVQVGLLCVQERAEDRPTMSSVVLMLSSETASMPQPKNPGFCLGRNPMETDSSSSKQDETFTVNQVTVTMLNAR, from the exons ATGGGAAGAGCAAGAGGAAGATGTGCCACTACTCTCCTCtgtttcttccttttttgtttctccattttTTCCCCAAAACCTTGTACTTCTTCAGATACCTTAACAAAATCCCAAATCCTAAGAACAAACCAAACCCTCTTGTCCCCAAAGGGAATCTTCCAACTAGGTTTCTTTTCCCCCACCGATGATGATTCCACCTCCTTGTACCTCGCCATATGGTACAACAACATTCTTCCTAGAACAGTGGTTTGGGTTGCAAACAGAGATACCCCACTTCAGAGTTCCACAGGGTTTCTCCAGATAGCTGAAACAGGATCCATCAACATAGTTAACCATTCCTTGAAATCCATATGGTCTTCAAATCAAACCACACAGCAACCTCAAAACCCAGTTCTCAAGCTCTTAGATTCAGGGAACCTTGTTCTAAGAGAATCAAACGAGAACGACGACCCATCAAAGTTTCTATGGCAGAGCTTCGATTACCCTACGGATACTCTGTTATCGGGAATGAAATTGGGTTGGAACTTAGACACAAACACGGAGAAACACCTAACTTCATGGAAGTTCCAAGACCAAGCCCCTTCAACCGGAGATTACTCTTTCAAGATGAACTTCCATGGGCTCCCTGAGATTTTCCTCTGGAACAAGGACAAGATAACATATAGAAGTGGACCATGGAACGGTGCGAGATTCAGCGGCGTGCCAGAGATGCAACCCGTAACGGATTCAATCAAATTCACGTTCCACGTTGATGAGCACCAAGTGTACTACACATTCTTCATCGGGAACGAATCGTTGTTCTCGAGACTGTTGGTGAGTTCTTCCGGAGAACTTCAGAGGCTGACTTGGATAGAGAGCACGCAGGCATGGAACAAATTCTGGTACGCACCGAAGGACCAATGCGACTATTACAGAGAGTGTGGGGCGTACGGCGTGTGCGACGCAAACGCATCGCCGGTTTGCCAGTGTGTGAAGGGGTTCAGACCGAAGAACCCGCAGGCATGGAACCTTCGGGATGGGTCGAATGGGTGTGTGAGGAAGACGGAGTTGGAGTGTGAGAGTGACGGGTTCTTGAAGATGGGGAATGTGAAGCTGCCGGAGACGACGTCAGTGTTTGTGAATCGGAGCATGGGGATCATGGAATGCGGAGAAGTGTGCCGTCGGAACTGTTCATGTACTGCTTATGCCAATATAGAGATCACCGGTGGGGGCAGCGGATGTGTCATGTGGATTGGCCCCCTCTTAGATATCAGGCGCTATCCTTCCGGTGGTCAAGATCTCTATGTCAGGTTAGCAGCTTCTGATTTGG CTGACACAGAATCTGGAGATGGTTCTCACAACACAGCTAAGGTTGTTGGGATTATAGTTGGCGGTGCAGCTCTTATACTTTTGGCACTGGCTATCTGTTTCTTGTTATGGAAGAAAAGGAAATTCCCATGCATGTTGGAGAGGGAGACAGTGCACCGAG GTTCTCTGGAAAGGAGTCAGGATTTGTTGATGACTGAAGTGGTCTTTTCAAGCAACAGAGAACAGTCTAGTGAAAGGAAAATTGATGACTTAGAGTTgccattgtttgattttaataCCTTAACAATGGCTACAAAGAACTTCTCTGAAGAGAATAAACTTGGACAAGGAGGATTTGGTGTTGTTTACAAA GGCAGGTTGATGGAAGGCCAGGAAATCGCAGTGAAGAGGTTATCAAAAAATTCTGGTCAAGGAGTTGAAGAGTTTAAGAATGAGGTCAAGCTGATTGTCAAACTTCAACACCGGAATCTTGTTCGGCTGCTTGGTTGCAGCATTCAAATGGATGAAAAGATGCTTGTGTATGAGTACTTGGAAAATAGAAGCCTTGATGGGATTTTATTTG ACAAGGCAAAAAGCTCCTCATTGGATTGGCCAAGGCGCTTCAGCATTATTTGTGGTATTGCTAGAGGACTTCTTTATTTGCACCATGATTCCAGATTTAAGATTATCCATAGAGATCTCAAGGCAAGCAACATTCTACTTGACAAAGaaatgaatccaaaaatatcAGATTTTGGAATGGCTAGAATTTTTAGCACAAATCAAACAGAAGCTAATACAATGAGAGTTGTTGGTACATA TGGTTACATGTCTCCTGAATATGCTATGGATGGGATCTTCTCAGTAAAATCTGATGTTTTTAGTTTTGGGGTATTAGTGTTGGAGATCATAACTGGAAAAAAGAATAGAGGATTCTACTATGCAAATGCTGAACTGAATCTTCTAGGGCAT GCATGGAAGCAATGGAATGAAGGAAATGCATTGGAATTAATTGATTCGTCAATTGACAATTCATATTCATCATCTGAGGTTCTTAGGTGCGTACAAGTGGGGCTCTTATGTGTGCAAGAGCGTGCAGAAGACAGGCCAACAATGTCTTCAGTGGTCTTGATGCTAAGTAGTGAAACTGCATCAATGCCGCAGCCCAAAAACCCTGGGTTTTGCCTGGGAAGGAATCCAATGGAAACTGATTCTTCTTCAAGTAAGCAAGATGAAACATTCACTGTGAACCAAGTCACAGTCACAATGCTAAATGCCAGGTAG
- the LOC107480619 gene encoding receptor-like serine/threonine-protein kinase SD1-8 isoform X2, which yields MGRARGRCATTLLCFFLFCFSIFSPKPCTSSDTLTKSQILRTNQTLLSPKGIFQLGFFSPTDDDSTSLYLAIWYNNILPRTVVWVANRDTPLQSSTGFLQIAETGSINIVNHSLKSIWSSNQTTQQPQNPVLKLLDSGNLVLRESNENDDPSKFLWQSFDYPTDTLLSGMKLGWNLDTNTEKHLTSWKFQDQAPSTGDYSFKMNFHGLPEIFLWNKDKITYRSGPWNGARFSGVPEMQPVTDSIKFTFHVDEHQVYYTFFIGNESLFSRLLVSSSGELQRLTWIESTQAWNKFWYAPKDQCDYYRECGAYGVCDANASPVCQCVKGFRPKNPQAWNLRDGSNGCVRKTELECESDGFLKMGNVKLPETTSVFVNRSMGIMECGEVCRRNCSCTAYANIEITGGGSGCVMWIGPLLDIRRYPSGGQDLYVRLAASDLESGDGSHNTAKVVGIIVGGAALILLALAICFLLWKKRKFPCMLERETVHRGSLERSQDLLMTEVVFSSNREQSSERKIDDLELPLFDFNTLTMATKNFSEENKLGQGGFGVVYKGRLMEGQEIAVKRLSKNSGQGVEEFKNEVKLIVKLQHRNLVRLLGCSIQMDEKMLVYEYLENRSLDGILFDKAKSSSLDWPRRFSIICGIARGLLYLHHDSRFKIIHRDLKASNILLDKEMNPKISDFGMARIFSTNQTEANTMRVVGTYGYMSPEYAMDGIFSVKSDVFSFGVLVLEIITGKKNRGFYYANAELNLLGHAWKQWNEGNALELIDSSIDNSYSSSEVLRCVQVGLLCVQERAEDRPTMSSVVLMLSSETASMPQPKNPGFCLGRNPMETDSSSSKQDETFTVNQVTVTMLNAR from the exons ATGGGAAGAGCAAGAGGAAGATGTGCCACTACTCTCCTCtgtttcttccttttttgtttctccattttTTCCCCAAAACCTTGTACTTCTTCAGATACCTTAACAAAATCCCAAATCCTAAGAACAAACCAAACCCTCTTGTCCCCAAAGGGAATCTTCCAACTAGGTTTCTTTTCCCCCACCGATGATGATTCCACCTCCTTGTACCTCGCCATATGGTACAACAACATTCTTCCTAGAACAGTGGTTTGGGTTGCAAACAGAGATACCCCACTTCAGAGTTCCACAGGGTTTCTCCAGATAGCTGAAACAGGATCCATCAACATAGTTAACCATTCCTTGAAATCCATATGGTCTTCAAATCAAACCACACAGCAACCTCAAAACCCAGTTCTCAAGCTCTTAGATTCAGGGAACCTTGTTCTAAGAGAATCAAACGAGAACGACGACCCATCAAAGTTTCTATGGCAGAGCTTCGATTACCCTACGGATACTCTGTTATCGGGAATGAAATTGGGTTGGAACTTAGACACAAACACGGAGAAACACCTAACTTCATGGAAGTTCCAAGACCAAGCCCCTTCAACCGGAGATTACTCTTTCAAGATGAACTTCCATGGGCTCCCTGAGATTTTCCTCTGGAACAAGGACAAGATAACATATAGAAGTGGACCATGGAACGGTGCGAGATTCAGCGGCGTGCCAGAGATGCAACCCGTAACGGATTCAATCAAATTCACGTTCCACGTTGATGAGCACCAAGTGTACTACACATTCTTCATCGGGAACGAATCGTTGTTCTCGAGACTGTTGGTGAGTTCTTCCGGAGAACTTCAGAGGCTGACTTGGATAGAGAGCACGCAGGCATGGAACAAATTCTGGTACGCACCGAAGGACCAATGCGACTATTACAGAGAGTGTGGGGCGTACGGCGTGTGCGACGCAAACGCATCGCCGGTTTGCCAGTGTGTGAAGGGGTTCAGACCGAAGAACCCGCAGGCATGGAACCTTCGGGATGGGTCGAATGGGTGTGTGAGGAAGACGGAGTTGGAGTGTGAGAGTGACGGGTTCTTGAAGATGGGGAATGTGAAGCTGCCGGAGACGACGTCAGTGTTTGTGAATCGGAGCATGGGGATCATGGAATGCGGAGAAGTGTGCCGTCGGAACTGTTCATGTACTGCTTATGCCAATATAGAGATCACCGGTGGGGGCAGCGGATGTGTCATGTGGATTGGCCCCCTCTTAGATATCAGGCGCTATCCTTCCGGTGGTCAAGATCTCTATGTCAGGTTAGCAGCTTCTGATTTGG AATCTGGAGATGGTTCTCACAACACAGCTAAGGTTGTTGGGATTATAGTTGGCGGTGCAGCTCTTATACTTTTGGCACTGGCTATCTGTTTCTTGTTATGGAAGAAAAGGAAATTCCCATGCATGTTGGAGAGGGAGACAGTGCACCGAG GTTCTCTGGAAAGGAGTCAGGATTTGTTGATGACTGAAGTGGTCTTTTCAAGCAACAGAGAACAGTCTAGTGAAAGGAAAATTGATGACTTAGAGTTgccattgtttgattttaataCCTTAACAATGGCTACAAAGAACTTCTCTGAAGAGAATAAACTTGGACAAGGAGGATTTGGTGTTGTTTACAAA GGCAGGTTGATGGAAGGCCAGGAAATCGCAGTGAAGAGGTTATCAAAAAATTCTGGTCAAGGAGTTGAAGAGTTTAAGAATGAGGTCAAGCTGATTGTCAAACTTCAACACCGGAATCTTGTTCGGCTGCTTGGTTGCAGCATTCAAATGGATGAAAAGATGCTTGTGTATGAGTACTTGGAAAATAGAAGCCTTGATGGGATTTTATTTG ACAAGGCAAAAAGCTCCTCATTGGATTGGCCAAGGCGCTTCAGCATTATTTGTGGTATTGCTAGAGGACTTCTTTATTTGCACCATGATTCCAGATTTAAGATTATCCATAGAGATCTCAAGGCAAGCAACATTCTACTTGACAAAGaaatgaatccaaaaatatcAGATTTTGGAATGGCTAGAATTTTTAGCACAAATCAAACAGAAGCTAATACAATGAGAGTTGTTGGTACATA TGGTTACATGTCTCCTGAATATGCTATGGATGGGATCTTCTCAGTAAAATCTGATGTTTTTAGTTTTGGGGTATTAGTGTTGGAGATCATAACTGGAAAAAAGAATAGAGGATTCTACTATGCAAATGCTGAACTGAATCTTCTAGGGCAT GCATGGAAGCAATGGAATGAAGGAAATGCATTGGAATTAATTGATTCGTCAATTGACAATTCATATTCATCATCTGAGGTTCTTAGGTGCGTACAAGTGGGGCTCTTATGTGTGCAAGAGCGTGCAGAAGACAGGCCAACAATGTCTTCAGTGGTCTTGATGCTAAGTAGTGAAACTGCATCAATGCCGCAGCCCAAAAACCCTGGGTTTTGCCTGGGAAGGAATCCAATGGAAACTGATTCTTCTTCAAGTAAGCAAGATGAAACATTCACTGTGAACCAAGTCACAGTCACAATGCTAAATGCCAGGTAG